AGCGGTGGATGAGCTCGTGGGCGACGACGAAGCCGCAGTATCCCGAGTTGATGCCGACCAGGAGGAGGCCGACGAGCGTGTCGGCCGTGAAGAAGCCGTGGAGCGCCACCATCCGGACGAGGAGGGCCACGGCCGCGACCTGGAGCGCGAAGAGCATATCGAGACCGCTCGAGTCGCGCCGGCGCGGCTTGTCCGACCTGGTGCGCTGTGCGATGCGTGACCGCGATGATGCGCGGTCGCGCCCTCCTGGCGGCGGTCGTCGGCTGCGGCCTCTCCCTGGCGATCGCCGCCGGCGCGGCGGCGCGTCCCGACGACGGGTTGCCGGTCTACACCGTCGACGCGGCTCTCGATCCCGCGGCGCGCACGATCACCGGGACGGTGCAGGTGCGCGTCATCAATACGAGCGCCGCGCCGCTCGCCGATGTGGCGCTCGTGCTCTACCCGAACCGCTTCGCGACGCCCGATCCGGCGATCGACGACATCAATCGTCCGTTCGTCTATCCGCGCGAGGTCTTCGTCGCGGGCGGCGTCACGCTCGACGGGCTCGAGAGCGCGCCGACGGCGACGCCCGACGCGGCGTGGACGCCGCTCGGCGCCGGACGGCTCGAGGCGATCGGCCGCTTCGACGGGACGCTGCTGCGCGTCGCGCTGCCGGAGCCGCTGCCGCCCGGCGCCGCGGTGGCCGTGCGCGCGCGCTTCACGACCGTGATGCCCGAGCGTTACGGGGTCTTCGGCGTCGCCGACGGACGGGTCACTGCGCTCGACGGCTGGTTCCCGATGCTGCCCGCGCTCGCCGCCGACGGCCGGTGGGACCCGACGGTCCCGACCCGCCCGCCCGGCGTGCGCGGCCGTCTGCGCGCCCCGACGTCGTACCAGGTGCTGATCGGCGAGACGCTCGGCCCCGAGCCGCCCGCCGAGAGCTTCGATTTCGACGTGCCGGCGGGCTCGCCGCCGACGCTCTTCGCCGCCGAGGACTTCGCGCCGCACGGCCGCGACGTCGACCACGCGATCGTCGGCTACTTCGAGCTGCCGGCGCGCCGCGCGTTCGAGCTCTGGCCGGGCCAGGCGCGCCACGCGCGGGTGCTCGACGCGGTCGAGCGCATCCTGCGGGAGCGGCCCGCCGGCGTGCCGTTGCCGCGCAAGGCGATCGTTCTCGTCGAGGCGCCGCTCCGCCTCGAGCTCACGGCGCCCGGGGGTCCGAGCCTCGCCATCGTCTCGGACCGGACGCTCCGCGTGCATCGCCTGCTCCGCGACTTCCACGAGCGCGAGCTCGCGCAGGCGCTCTACGCCGCGATCCTCTGGGACGCGATCGCGCGGCGCGAGGCGCCCGCCGACGCGCCCTGGGTCGTCGAAGGCGTGAGCGCGGCGCTCGCCGATCGTTGGCTCGCGGCGGCGCACCCGGCGCACCGCACGGTCTACGATTGGATCGGCCTCTTCAACGTCTTCGCGATCGTCGACCGCTTCGAGTCGGCGCCGAAGCTGCCGTTCGCGGGCACGTTCTTTCCGGAGGAGCGTCATGCCTCGGTCCTGCGCGACGACCGCGAGAGCCTCGGCCGCGACCGTCCCCCGGGCCGCACGGTCTTCACCAAGCTCCGGAACGAGATCGGCATCCCGGCCTTCGATCGGGCGCTCGACGCCTACCTCGCCGATCCGCAGGGCGGCACGTTCCGCGCGGCGGCGGCGACCGCCGCGGGCCGCTCCGAGGATCGCGTCTTCGTCGACTGGACCGCGCCGTATCCGGAGCCGCTCGACTACGCGCTCGCCGACGTCGAGCTGAACGCGCCGGGAGCGCCCGGCACGAGCGCCTCCGCTGCGTCCGGCGACCGGGAGGACTGGGCGCAGCGTTTCAGCGTACTCCGCGAATCATCGCGCCCCGTTCGTGAGGTCGTCGAGGTCGAGGTGCGCGGGCGCGGCGGCGACGAGCGCGCGCGTCTCACCTGGAACGGCGACGGCGCGCGCGCCGACCTCTCGATCGCGACCCCGTGGCGGGCCCGGCGCGTGGTCCTCGATCCCGATCGCAAGCTCCTCGAGGACGAGCGCGTGAACGACGCCGTCCCGGGGTTCCCGCAGGTCGTGCTCGACAGCGCCGACGTCACGGTCACCTCGAGCCAGTTCGGCCTCTCGGGCCTCTTCGTCGCGCGCCGGCGCTACGACTACACGAAGGACCTCGGCCTGGTCGCGTATTTCTCGGACCGCAGCGTCGGCGTGCACGTCGGGCCGCGGCTTCATTTCGGTCCCCGCAACGACGCGACGACCTACCGCCACAACCTCTACGGGTACTACACCTTCGAGGCGCTACGCGGCGACTTCCGCGACGACTCGCGGCGCGGGCGCGGGGACGACGGCGTGCTCGCGGGCCTCGGGCTCCGCTACGACTACACGGACGAGTACGCCTGGGACAATCCGACCGATCAGACCAAGGTCCGGCTCTTCGGCGACTGGTTCGCGAGCGGGCTCGGCAGCTCGTACGACTACGTCGACTGGGGCGTCCGCGTGAGCACCGTGAAGCCGATCTTCACGCCGCGCACGCTCTTCGCGCTGCAGCTGATGAACGCGTGGAGCGCGCCGATCGACTCGCGCGTCCCGAATCAGGGCCGCTACGCGCTCGGCGGCGATCTCGGGGTGCGCGCCGTGCCGGTCGACGAGCGGCTCGGCGAGAACATCGCGCTCGCGCGCTTCGAGCTCCGGCAAACGATCTACCCCGAGGTCGACCACAACTTCTTCGACTGGGTGACCTTCCGCCACGGCCAGCTGCGGCTCTTTCTCGACGCGGGCCGGGTCGAGGATCGGCGCACCGCGCTCTATCGCCCGAGCGACTTCGCGCTCGGCGTCGGCGTCGGGGTCGCCGGCATGTACGACTTCATGGGGTTTTTCCCGTCGGTAGCGTATCTCGCGGTCGCGCAGCGGATCGACGACGTCGACGCGAGCGGCGTGCAATTCCTGTTCGGGACGCGGCAGGCGTTCTGATCCGTTCGGGCCGCCAGGGGCCCGCGGTCCTCCCGTCCACGGCGAGCGGCGGGGGCGAGTGTGATACACGCGTCGCGGATGGAGGCGCGGAGCGGCGCGGGAATCGCGCGGGACGCGGTCAGAGGCGGGGGGCTCCTCGGGCTCCGTCAGGTGTTCGCGCAGGCGCTGAACCTCGCGGGCTACGCGCTCCTCGCGCGTCTGCTCGGTCCGACCGAGATCGGCGTCCTCGGCATCGTGCTCTTCGTGTGTGGGTTCCTCGGAACGTGCGGCGGCGCGGGACTCCAGGCGAGCCTCATCCGCCTCCCGGACGAGCCGACGCCGGAGGAGTATCGCGCCGTCTTCACGCTTCAGGAGGCGATCATGGGCGTGATCGCGCTCGTCGCCGTCGTCGCCGCGCCGTGGCTCGCCGCGCTCTACGGTCGTCCCCCCGAGGAGGCGTGGCTCTTCCGGATGGTCGGCGTCGCGCTCGTCGTGACCTCCTTCCAGGCGATCCCGGCGGCGATGCTCGAGCGCCGTCTCGACTTCGGCAAGGTCGCGTTCGTCGAGGTCGCGCAGGCGCTCGCCTACAACGTCGTCGTCGTGGGGCTGGTGTGGGCGGGTTGGGGGACGGCGAGCTTCGGCGCCGCGCTCCTCGCGCGCGCCGCGACCGGCGCGTTGCTCGCGACCCTCGCGAGCCCGTGGTCGGCGCGGCCGCTCTGGGATTGGGAGCGGGCCCGGGGATTCCTCCGCATCGGCGCGCCGCTGCAGGGCACGGTGCTCGTCGGCCAGCTGAAGGACTCGATCACGCCCATCTTCATCGGCCTCGCGGCCGGCGCCGCGACGGTCGGCTACGTGCAGTGGGCGCAGACCCTCGCGACCGGTCCGCTCTGGGCGTCGATGGTGCTGAGCCGCGTCTACCTGCCGACCTTCGCGCGCGTGCAGCGCGAGCCGGCGAGGCTGGCCCGCTTCGTCGACGGCGCCGTACGTGCGGCCCACGCGCTCGTCGCGCCGGGGGCCGTGCTCCTGCTCGCGCTCGCCGAGCCGGTCACGCGGCTCGTGTTCGGTCCGCAGTGGCTGCCCGCGCTGCCGATCCTGCGCATCCTCTGGCTCGTGAATCTCGTCGTCCCGACGACGACGGCGGTGCTGGCGCTGCTCGCCGCGCTCGGCGACACGCGGACGAGCCTCCGCTTCGCGCTTCTCTGGCTCGCGACCACGTGGCTCTTCGGCGTGCCGGCCGTGCTCCTCGCCGGGGGGCTCGGCTACGCGCTCGCGAACGCCGCCGTGCTGGCGACGAACCTGTGGCTCTTCCGGGTCGCGCGCGAGCGCGCCGCGCTGCACCTGGCGTCGGCGACGATGCCGGTGTGGCTCTGGGCGGCGGCGGTCGGCGTCGCGGTGCACGTCACGGCGCGGCTCCGCCCGTGCGAGGGCCTCGCCGACCTCGCGACGTACCTCCTGGCCGGCGGCCTCCTCTACGCGGCCGGGCTCGCCGCGCTCGCGCCGAGCGAGCTCCGGCAGATGTGGCGGTGGGCGCGAGGACGCGCGTGAGCGCACCGTGGTCGGCCCGGCGGCTTTGCGCGCGTCACGCCGGCGTCCGCCGACCCGGCGCGGTCGCGAGGCAGGCGAGCCCGGCGAGGATCGCGACGGTCTCGGCGAGGCGGATCGCGACGGCGACGGCGAGGCCGATCGCGAGCGGCTCGCCGCCCACCGTGAAGACCCCGACCTGCGTCGCCTCGAGCGTGCCGAGCGACGCCGTCACCGGGACCGCGTGCGCGACGCCGATGCCCATCGAGCTCGAGAGCAGGAGCGGCAGCGGCACGCTGACCGCGAAGACCGCGAAGAGCGCGGCGAGCTCGACGAGGTGGAGCGCCTCGATCACGAGCGACACGCCGACCCCCGCGGGCACGAGCCGCGGGTGGGCGGCGACGACGTCGTGCATTGCCGCGTCGGCGCGCGCGGCGTGCCCGCGCGCCCACGCGCGCCAGCGCCGCGGCAGGAGGTGCAGCGGCGGCTCGAGGATCGGCACGAGCGCGGGCCGTCCCCGGATACCGCGCACGTAGATCGCCGCCAGCATCACGAGCCCGACGAGTGCGCTCGCGGCGGCGAAGAGCATGGCCGTGCCCGATCCCGCGCCGAGCGCGATCGCGCCCGCGATGCAGAGCGGCCCGACGATCATGTTGCCGGCGAGTTCGAGGGTGCGGTCGAGAGCCACGGCGCCCGCCGCTCGCGCGGTCGGCGTGCCGCTCGCCGCGAGGAGCTGGGCGCGCACCGGCTCGCCGCCGAGCGTCCCCGACGGGACGAGCGCCCCGACCGCGCGCGCCGCGAGCCAGAGGCGGGCGAGGCGCAGGAGCGGGAGCCGCGTGCCGAGCCGTCCGAGCACCATCTGCCAGCGGAGCGCGTGCAGCAGGACGGTCGCGAGCCAGAGCGCCAGCCAGAGCGGGATCGCCGCGACGACGATCCGCGGCGGCACCGGGCTCGTCGCCGCGAGCCGCCAGAGCACCCATGCCGCGCCCGCGCTCGCGAGCACCGGCAGGATGAGCCGGAGCGGCGCGCGGTCGCCGCTCGCGGCGGCCGGCGTCACGGCCTCAGGCGGCCAGCTCGTTCGCGTAGACTTCACGGATCGGCCGGAACGGGAAGGTCGCGAGCAGGCGCGTGAGCGCCGGCAGCGTGCGGGCGCGGCCGAGGCGCTTCCAGAGCCGGACGTGCCGCGGGGTCCCCGGGAGCGAGCGCGCCTCGGGATCGAGCTCCCACGGGTGGCAGTAGACGACCGCCGGTCCGACGGTCGTCTCGTGCGTGCGGAGGGCGTCTTCGACGACGCGATACGGGAGGAAGCGCAGGAGCGGACCGCCGCCGGCATAGGGAAGGTTCCAGCCGCCGAAGCGCTCGGCGAACGGCAGCGGGAATTCCCACACCCCGCACGGGTGGCGATAGGGCGCGCGCGGGATGCCGCGGCCGAGGTACGGCATCCATCGCACCGGCGCATAGCTCGTGTCGTAGCGTAGGCCGAGCTCCGCGAGCACGTCCATCGCCCAGAGGTCGCGGGCGCGCCGCAGGAAGTAGGGCGCCCGATACCCCGCGACCACGGCGCCGACGCAATCGCTCAGGATCGCGAGCGAGTCGCGCACGTCGGCGGCGAACTGCGCGCGGCTCTGCGTCGGCACCTGCCGGTGCGCATCGCCGTGGCTCGCGATCTCGTGACCGGCGGCGGCGATGCGCTTCACGAGATCGGGCTGCCGGCGCCCCACGTCGCCGAGCACGAAGAACGTCGCGCGCGCCCCTGCGTGCGCCAGCAGGTCGAGGATCAGGGCGACATCACTCGCCACCGTGCTCGGGAGGTCGTGCCAGTCGGCGCCGCGATCGGGGCGCCAGTCGTCGTGGAACCACTCTTCGACGTCGATGGTGAGCGCGTGCGCGACGGCCATGCACCCGCGAGCTTACGACATCGCTCCAGCGCGCGAAACGTTCGCGCCGCACGGTTGTCGGCCTCGGTCGAAGCGGCTAAGTCATGGCCTCCGTGGCTCCCGCGTTCTCGTCCTACGACGTCGTCGTGATCGGTGGTGGTCCCGCGGGCTCGGAGGTGGCGTGACCCCGCAGCGGTGGGCGCTCCTCCGCGGCGCGGTGGAGCGCGCCCGGAAGAGCGCGTGGTACGCGCGGACGCTCGCGGCGGCGCCGCTCGAGGACCCGGCGGACTTCGCGACGCTGCCGTTCACGCGCAAGCAGGACGTCATGGAGGCGAGCCCCTTCGGGATGCTCGCCGTACCGCCCGCGCACGCGTGGCACTATCACGAGTCGAGCGGCACCACGGGAAAGCCGGTGGCCACGTGGTGCGGGCTCACCGAGCTCACGCGGATGGCGTCGATCGTCACCGACGCGGTTCCCGAGCTCGGCGCCGACGAGGCGATGCTGCTGAACCGCTTTCCGTCCTTCGCGCCGGTCCATTTCTTGATGGAGGAGGTGCTGCGGCGGACGGGACGCTGCCACATCGCAGCCGGCAGCATGAGCTGGGACGTGCCGTTCGGGCGCGCGCTCGAGTTCATGCGGCAGCTGCCGGTGTCGGTCCTGGCGACCCTGCCGTTCGAGATGGTCCTGCTCCGCGAGGCGGGCCGGGAGCTCGGCATCGACGTCGTTCGCGAGTGCAAGAGCCTGAAGGCGGTGCTGCTCGGCGGCGCCGTTCTGCCGCCGGCCTTCAAGAAGTGGATCGCCGATGCGTGGCAGGTGCGCGTCGTCGAGATCTACGGTTCGAACGAGACGATGCTGCTCGCGATCGGCTGCACCGAGGGCGGTCTGCACCTCGCGACCGACCTCTTCGAGCACGAGCTCCTCGACCCCGCCACCATGACGCCGGTTCCCGCCGGGAGCCCCGGCGTCCTCACGATCACCTCGCTCGTCCACGAGGTGATGCCGCTCGTGCGCTACGTCACCGGCGACCTCGTCGAGATGTCGTCGATGCCGTGCCCCTGCGGGCGGAGCGCGCCGACGATCCGCGTTCTCGGGCGCGCGACCGAGATGATCGAGATGCGGGGTCGCGTCATCACGCCAGCCGATCTCGTCGACGCCTGCTACGAGTTCGTCGCGTCGGTCGGGGCGCGCGTCTTCTTCGTCGTGATCCTGAAGCGCGGCATCGAGGTGCTGGTCGAGACGACCCCGGAGAAGCCGGCGACGACCGCCCTCGAAGAGGTGCGGCTCGCCAATCGCCTCGGCGTGCCGGTCACCGTGCGGTGGCTGCCGGATGGCGACGTCTTCGATCGCGCCGCGCTCTTCCGC
This is a stretch of genomic DNA from Deltaproteobacteria bacterium. It encodes these proteins:
- a CDS encoding oligosaccharide flippase family protein, whose product is MEARSGAGIARDAVRGGGLLGLRQVFAQALNLAGYALLARLLGPTEIGVLGIVLFVCGFLGTCGGAGLQASLIRLPDEPTPEEYRAVFTLQEAIMGVIALVAVVAAPWLAALYGRPPEEAWLFRMVGVALVVTSFQAIPAAMLERRLDFGKVAFVEVAQALAYNVVVVGLVWAGWGTASFGAALLARAATGALLATLASPWSARPLWDWERARGFLRIGAPLQGTVLVGQLKDSITPIFIGLAAGAATVGYVQWAQTLATGPLWASMVLSRVYLPTFARVQREPARLARFVDGAVRAAHALVAPGAVLLLALAEPVTRLVFGPQWLPALPILRILWLVNLVVPTTTAVLALLAALGDTRTSLRFALLWLATTWLFGVPAVLLAGGLGYALANAAVLATNLWLFRVARERAALHLASATMPVWLWAAAVGVAVHVTARLRPCEGLADLATYLLAGGLLYAAGLAALAPSELRQMWRWARGRA
- a CDS encoding flippase-like domain-containing protein — translated: MTPAAASGDRAPLRLILPVLASAGAAWVLWRLAATSPVPPRIVVAAIPLWLALWLATVLLHALRWQMVLGRLGTRLPLLRLARLWLAARAVGALVPSGTLGGEPVRAQLLAASGTPTARAAGAVALDRTLELAGNMIVGPLCIAGAIALGAGSGTAMLFAAASALVGLVMLAAIYVRGIRGRPALVPILEPPLHLLPRRWRAWARGHAARADAAMHDVVAAHPRLVPAGVGVSLVIEALHLVELAALFAVFAVSVPLPLLLSSSMGIGVAHAVPVTASLGTLEATQVGVFTVGGEPLAIGLAVAVAIRLAETVAILAGLACLATAPGRRTPA
- a CDS encoding polysaccharide deacetylase family protein — translated: MAVAHALTIDVEEWFHDDWRPDRGADWHDLPSTVASDVALILDLLAHAGARATFFVLGDVGRRQPDLVKRIAAAGHEIASHGDAHRQVPTQSRAQFAADVRDSLAILSDCVGAVVAGYRAPYFLRRARDLWAMDVLAELGLRYDTSYAPVRWMPYLGRGIPRAPYRHPCGVWEFPLPFAERFGGWNLPYAGGGPLLRFLPYRVVEDALRTHETTVGPAVVYCHPWELDPEARSLPGTPRHVRLWKRLGRARTLPALTRLLATFPFRPIREVYANELAA
- a CDS encoding phenylacetate--CoA ligase family protein, with product MTPQRWALLRGAVERARKSAWYARTLAAAPLEDPADFATLPFTRKQDVMEASPFGMLAVPPAHAWHYHESSGTTGKPVATWCGLTELTRMASIVTDAVPELGADEAMLLNRFPSFAPVHFLMEEVLRRTGRCHIAAGSMSWDVPFGRALEFMRQLPVSVLATLPFEMVLLREAGRELGIDVVRECKSLKAVLLGGAVLPPAFKKWIADAWQVRVVEIYGSNETMLLAIGCTEGGLHLATDLFEHELLDPATMTPVPAGSPGVLTITSLVHEVMPLVRYVTGDLVEMSSMPCPCGRSAPTIRVLGRATEMIEMRGRVITPADLVDACYEFVASVGARVFFVVILKRGIEVLVETTPEKPATTALEEVRLANRLGVPVTVRWLPDGDVFDRAALFRTPKIYKPGQVSDWRGEGRKTLTVMEALLEWPKF